The following coding sequences are from one Selenomonas sputigena ATCC 35185 window:
- a CDS encoding alcohol dehydrogenase catalytic domain-containing protein — MAGREGAASGDGRDVAWMKALRLYGARDLRLEEVERPERTKDEVLLEVKASGISMSDVKSVYETGAAGDNAPQILGHEFAGRIVEAEDVALVGRAAAAYPMLFCGRCMACLDGRPRDCGEMQLYGAGRAGGMAEFVAVKKQNLVFLPPDVSFRAAALTGAAAVALHAFRKTGVGPGSTLVVFGLGSIGLALASWAREADVRNIVLVARTMEKAAFARSLGFLQSVDIEGSDVYNYVMRLTGGRGADACIEGLGEGGALETALLSVKRGGRVVVMGRPEKSLEMTGLMYDLLLQKEVELHGAWKSSLNTRPAEWLDAMNAMRSHAVDAEALVTHTFPFEKYEEAFALLHDKQEMYCKVLFVNGEEAHG, encoded by the coding sequence ATGGCTGGGCGAGAAGGTGCGGCGTCGGGAGATGGAAGGGATGTGGCATGGATGAAGGCATTGCGGCTGTACGGGGCGCGTGATCTGCGTCTGGAGGAAGTGGAGCGCCCCGAGCGCACGAAGGACGAGGTGCTGCTTGAGGTCAAGGCGTCGGGCATCAGTATGTCCGACGTCAAGAGCGTCTATGAGACGGGTGCGGCGGGGGACAATGCGCCGCAGATCCTCGGGCATGAGTTCGCGGGGCGCATCGTCGAGGCGGAGGATGTCGCTCTCGTCGGCCGCGCGGCGGCGGCGTACCCGATGCTTTTTTGCGGGCGCTGCATGGCGTGTCTTGACGGCAGGCCGCGCGACTGCGGCGAGATGCAGCTCTACGGCGCGGGGCGCGCGGGCGGCATGGCGGAGTTCGTGGCGGTGAAGAAGCAGAACCTCGTATTTTTGCCGCCCGACGTGAGCTTCCGTGCAGCGGCGCTGACGGGAGCGGCGGCGGTGGCTCTGCATGCTTTCCGCAAGACGGGCGTAGGCCCCGGCTCGACGCTCGTGGTCTTCGGACTCGGCTCGATCGGTCTGGCGCTGGCAAGCTGGGCGCGCGAGGCCGACGTCCGAAACATCGTGCTCGTGGCGCGAACGATGGAAAAGGCGGCTTTCGCTCGCTCGCTGGGCTTTTTGCAGTCGGTCGACATCGAGGGCTCGGATGTCTACAACTACGTCATGCGCCTGACGGGCGGGCGCGGCGCCGATGCGTGCATCGAGGGGCTCGGCGAGGGTGGTGCACTGGAGACGGCGCTGCTGTCCGTGAAGCGCGGCGGGCGCGTCGTCGTCATGGGAAGGCCGGAGAAGAGCCTTGAGATGACGGGTCTCATGTACGATCTCTTGCTGCAGAAGGAGGTCGAGCTGCACGGCGCATGGAAGAGCAGCCTCAACACGCGCCCTGCCGAATGGCTCGACGCGATGAACGCGATGCGCAGCCATGCAGTCGATGCTGAGGCGCTCGTGACGCATACCTTTCCGTTTGAAAAATACGAGGAGGCGTTCGCCTTGCTGCACGACAAGCAGGAGATGTACTGCAAGGTGCTCTTCGTGAACGGGGAGGAAGCGCATGGCTAA
- a CDS encoding toxin-antitoxin system protein — translation MMESMPDEGIADLIQYMNEYHRKFAAREQRQYDAREKAFTVLESMKRKVPELDYARELAEYREEKYL, via the coding sequence ATGATGGAATCCATGCCCGACGAGGGAATAGCGGATCTGATCCAATACATGAATGAATATCATCGCAAATTCGCCGCGCGGGAGCAACGGCAATATGATGCTCGTGAGAAGGCCTTCACCGTCTTGGAGAGCATGAAGCGCAAGGTTCCCGAGTTGGATTATGCTAGAGAACTTGCAGAATACAGGGAGGAGAAGTATCTTTGA
- a CDS encoding type II toxin-antitoxin system death-on-curing family toxin, protein MSKIQLVVEDVLYFHEEMERTSRMEKGVRDMGLLASAVNAPFQSFGGVELYPTLTEKAARLCYGIAKNHPFFDGNKRTALHSMLVFLAVNGCALEEEDAVLEEVIIDVAAGNMASDELAVWLGEKVRRREMEGMWHG, encoded by the coding sequence ATGAGCAAGATTCAGTTGGTGGTGGAGGATGTGCTTTATTTCCACGAGGAGATGGAGCGCACGTCCCGCATGGAGAAGGGCGTGCGCGACATGGGGCTGCTGGCCTCGGCGGTCAATGCGCCCTTCCAGAGTTTCGGCGGCGTGGAGCTTTATCCGACATTGACGGAAAAGGCGGCGCGGCTGTGCTACGGCATTGCGAAGAACCACCCGTTTTTTGACGGCAACAAGCGCACGGCGCTTCATTCGATGCTGGTGTTCCTCGCGGTCAATGGCTGTGCCTTGGAGGAAGAGGACGCTGTGCTCGAAGAGGTCATCATCGACGTGGCAGCGGGCAATATGGCGTCCGATGAGCTGGCCGTATGGCTGGGCGAGAAGGTGCGGCGTCGGGAGATGGAAGGGATGTGGCATGGATGA
- the ilvB gene encoding biosynthetic-type acetolactate synthase large subunit, which yields MNGAQAVLESLRKEGVRVVFGYPGGAVLDLYDAIYTEKFPHILVRHEQGAAHAADGYARATGEVGVCLATSGPGGTNLVTGIATAYMDSVPLVCITGQVGNPYIGKDSFQEADICGITTPITKHNYLVKAAKDLPQVLKEAFFIARTGRPGPVTVDIAKDVFTQELDYVYPEKVHLKGYTADFTGEAAEVEAAAAAIAEAKRPLLILGGGVTLSDTAKTVREILDLTGIPSVTTLMGIGCVPAARENFLGMAGMHGTYAANMAIQECDLLIAVGMRFDDRVTSKIQGFAPRAKIVHFEVDPVEVNKNVVADCRVLGDLRWSLPLLKEKLAALGDLRARFSGWSRYTVEMNNEQPLSYKKKEGCVMPQQLIETVSELAADDAIIVTDVGQHQMWAAQYYDAKEPRRFLTSGGLGTMGYGLPAAIGAKVARPGQQVILFTGDGSIMMNCQEMATAAANGVAVKIIVVHNRVLGMVTQWQRMFYDKHYSQTLLPGSTDFVKLAEAMGVGACRLQDPASLKADLAAALTSEEPMLIDVIVPGNVDVLPMVPGGKSLDEMVLESE from the coding sequence ATGAATGGGGCGCAGGCGGTTTTGGAAAGCCTGCGCAAGGAGGGCGTGCGCGTTGTTTTCGGCTATCCGGGCGGCGCTGTGCTCGACCTCTACGATGCGATTTACACGGAGAAGTTTCCCCATATCCTCGTGCGCCACGAGCAGGGAGCGGCTCATGCGGCGGACGGCTATGCGCGTGCGACGGGCGAGGTCGGCGTGTGCCTGGCGACGTCCGGCCCCGGCGGCACGAACCTCGTGACGGGCATCGCGACGGCGTACATGGATTCTGTCCCGCTCGTCTGCATTACGGGGCAGGTCGGCAATCCCTACATCGGCAAGGATTCCTTCCAGGAGGCGGACATCTGCGGCATCACGACGCCGATCACGAAGCACAACTACCTCGTGAAGGCGGCGAAGGATTTGCCGCAGGTCTTGAAGGAAGCGTTCTTCATCGCGCGCACGGGGCGTCCGGGGCCGGTCACGGTCGACATCGCCAAGGACGTCTTCACGCAGGAGCTGGATTATGTCTATCCCGAGAAGGTGCACTTGAAGGGCTATACGGCAGATTTCACGGGCGAGGCGGCAGAGGTCGAGGCGGCGGCGGCGGCAATCGCCGAGGCGAAGCGGCCGCTCCTCATCCTCGGCGGCGGCGTGACGCTCTCGGATACGGCAAAGACTGTGCGCGAGATTCTCGATCTCACGGGGATTCCCTCGGTGACGACGCTCATGGGCATCGGCTGCGTGCCGGCCGCACGCGAGAACTTCCTCGGCATGGCGGGCATGCACGGCACATACGCGGCGAACATGGCGATCCAGGAGTGCGATTTGCTCATCGCCGTCGGCATGCGTTTCGACGACCGCGTGACGAGCAAAATTCAGGGCTTCGCGCCGCGCGCGAAGATCGTGCACTTCGAGGTCGATCCCGTCGAGGTGAACAAGAACGTCGTCGCTGACTGCCGCGTGCTCGGCGACCTGCGCTGGTCGCTGCCGCTCCTCAAGGAAAAGCTGGCCGCGCTCGGCGATCTGCGCGCACGCTTTTCCGGGTGGAGCCGCTACACGGTCGAGATGAACAATGAGCAGCCGCTTTCCTACAAGAAGAAGGAAGGATGCGTCATGCCGCAGCAGCTCATCGAGACGGTCAGCGAGCTTGCCGCTGACGATGCGATCATCGTGACCGACGTCGGCCAGCATCAGATGTGGGCGGCGCAGTACTACGATGCGAAGGAGCCGCGCCGCTTCCTGACGTCGGGCGGTCTCGGCACGATGGGCTACGGCCTGCCCGCCGCCATCGGCGCGAAGGTCGCGCGGCCCGGCCAGCAGGTCATCCTCTTCACGGGCGACGGAAGCATCATGATGAACTGTCAGGAGATGGCGACAGCGGCGGCGAACGGCGTTGCCGTGAAGATCATCGTCGTGCACAACCGCGTGCTCGGCATGGTCACGCAGTGGCAGCGCATGTTCTACGACAAGCATTATTCCCAGACGCTCCTGCCGGGCAGCACGGACTTCGTGAAGCTCGCCGAGGCGATGGGCGTGGGGGCTTGCCGCCTCCAAGATCCGGCAAGTCTCAAGGCGGATCTGGCAGCGGCCTTGACAAGCGAGGAGCCGATGCTCATCGACGTCATCGTGCCGGGCAACGTCGACGTCCTGCCGATGGTGCCGGGCGGCAAGAGTCTCGACGAAATGGTCTTGGAGAGCGAGTAA
- the metA gene encoding homoserine O-acetyltransferase MetA: MPIKIPNSLPAAQVLESENIFFMDAERAYSQDIRPLRLLILNLMPNKSVTETQLLRLLGNTPLQVEVDFIYTESYVPQHTSQDYLAEFYGTFAEVRHKKYDGFIITGAPVEQMAFEEVAYWEEVAEIMEWSKKHCYSSFHICWGAQAGLYYHYGIDKQATGQKVFGVYKHHLCVEHERLFRGFDDEFYVPHSRHTEIKKADIERMPELTILAESESRAGVYAIANIEKRQFFITGHAEYDPLSLKQEYDRDVAAGLPIEIPQNYYPADDPTQTPVVRWRSVANLLFANWLNYYVYQETPYELDGLYRAADD, translated from the coding sequence GTGCCGATCAAAATACCGAACAGTTTGCCGGCGGCGCAGGTTCTGGAGAGCGAGAATATCTTTTTCATGGATGCGGAGCGTGCCTACAGCCAGGATATCCGCCCGCTTAGGCTTCTGATCCTGAACCTCATGCCGAACAAGTCGGTGACGGAGACGCAGCTTCTGCGCCTTTTGGGCAATACGCCGCTGCAGGTCGAGGTCGACTTCATCTATACGGAGTCGTATGTGCCGCAGCATACGTCGCAGGACTATCTTGCGGAGTTCTACGGCACGTTCGCCGAGGTGCGCCACAAAAAGTATGACGGCTTCATCATCACGGGCGCACCCGTCGAGCAGATGGCCTTCGAGGAGGTCGCCTACTGGGAAGAGGTCGCCGAGATCATGGAGTGGAGCAAGAAGCACTGCTATTCGTCGTTCCATATCTGCTGGGGCGCACAGGCGGGGCTATACTACCACTACGGCATCGACAAGCAGGCTACGGGGCAGAAGGTCTTCGGCGTCTACAAGCATCACCTTTGCGTCGAGCACGAGCGACTTTTTCGCGGTTTCGACGATGAGTTCTATGTGCCGCATTCACGCCATACGGAGATAAAGAAGGCGGACATCGAGCGCATGCCCGAGCTGACGATCCTCGCGGAGTCAGAGAGCCGCGCGGGCGTCTATGCGATTGCCAATATCGAAAAGAGGCAGTTCTTCATCACGGGTCATGCCGAGTACGATCCGCTTTCCTTGAAGCAGGAGTACGACCGCGATGTGGCGGCGGGGCTTCCGATTGAGATCCCGCAGAATTACTACCCGGCGGACGATCCGACGCAAACGCCTGTCGTGCGCTGGCGCTCGGTGGCGAACCTCTTGTTCGCGAACTGGCTCAACTATTATGTGTATCAGGAGACGCCGTATGAGCTTGACGGGCTTTACCGTGCGGCGGACGATTGA
- a CDS encoding PIN domain-containing protein, with translation MRILLDTNLLLDYLTEREPFYQAAYRIVLGCKNRDYEGIVAAHSIVDMFYILRKHFTNSERRKLLLAFFEILQVEAVDGEKLCTALKNGMFADFEDCLQVECAKSAAADFIITRNAKDYALSDVPILSPEQFVEKFGG, from the coding sequence ATGCGGATCTTGCTGGACACGAACCTTTTGCTTGATTATTTAACGGAGCGAGAACCTTTTTACCAGGCGGCATATCGAATTGTGTTAGGATGCAAAAATCGCGACTATGAGGGGATTGTGGCGGCTCATTCCATTGTGGATATGTTTTATATCCTTCGAAAGCATTTTACAAATTCGGAACGGCGCAAGCTTCTGTTGGCTTTTTTTGAAATTTTGCAAGTAGAGGCTGTTGATGGAGAGAAGTTGTGCACAGCTTTGAAAAATGGGATGTTTGCTGACTTTGAGGATTGCTTGCAAGTCGAGTGTGCCAAATCTGCGGCTGCTGACTTCATCATAACACGCAATGCCAAAGATTATGCTCTGAGTGATGTACCAATCTTGTCGCCAGAACAGTTCGTAGAGAAATTTGGCGGATGA
- a CDS encoding flagellin translates to MAITLGNNLIQHSTLNRINHTSNNLARQISSGTKHPSAVFGPSAYAIDMRMNANIAAVSQSDVNSQRTNAMLKTAEGGVSSSVEALGQLQQTLLNAANGTNSDSDRRDLGKMVDQTIATLNDNAGIQYNGMNLLDGSKSANVASLDGSTSITNLGDMRSSALGLTDANGKSTLNLGTDAGIADALDKVTTALNKTLDQATTIGAAQQRLNYQSANFVTQEENLMAASTTSNGTDMAKAASEFKNSDTQQKLFLFAQKAQMSTMASHYSALALLR, encoded by the coding sequence ATGGCGATCACACTCGGAAACAACCTCATCCAGCACTCGACCTTGAACCGCATCAACCATACATCGAACAACCTCGCGCGTCAGATTTCGAGCGGCACGAAGCACCCGTCCGCCGTATTCGGACCTTCCGCCTACGCCATCGACATGCGCATGAATGCGAACATCGCCGCCGTCAGCCAGTCGGATGTCAATTCGCAGCGCACGAACGCCATGCTCAAGACGGCAGAAGGTGGCGTAAGCTCCTCCGTCGAAGCGCTCGGCCAGCTGCAGCAGACGCTCCTCAATGCCGCCAACGGCACGAACAGCGACTCCGACCGCCGCGATCTCGGCAAGATGGTCGATCAGACGATCGCCACGCTCAATGACAACGCCGGCATCCAGTACAACGGCATGAACCTCCTCGACGGCTCGAAGTCCGCGAACGTCGCCTCGCTCGACGGCTCGACGAGCATCACGAACCTCGGCGACATGCGCTCTTCCGCGCTCGGCCTGACGGACGCGAACGGCAAATCCACGCTGAACCTCGGCACGGACGCAGGCATCGCCGACGCGCTCGACAAGGTCACGACGGCGCTCAACAAGACACTCGACCAGGCGACGACCATCGGTGCAGCGCAGCAGCGTCTCAACTACCAGTCGGCGAACTTCGTCACGCAGGAAGAAAACCTCATGGCCGCCTCGACGACGAGCAACGGCACCGACATGGCAAAGGCCGCGAGCGAATTCAAGAACAGCGATACGCAGCAGAAACTCTTCCTCTTCGCACAGAAAGCGCAGATGAGCACGATGGCATCCCACTACTCCGCCTTGGCTCTGCTTCGCTGA
- the hydE gene encoding [FeFe] hydrogenase H-cluster radical SAM maturase HydE yields the protein MGQRLIEKAENEHSLCEEELAELLTSSAAEEPLAAAADRVRRKYVGDGVHLRGLIEFTNICRRSCFYCGLRRENERAERYRLRSQEIVRLAQNARGYGYRTVVLQGGEDGYWHVERLAPILREIRALGLVITLSIGERTEEEYRALKEAGASRFLLRIETTDRELYERLDPGMSWEARRACLASLRALGYEVGTGSLVGLPGQSVESLARDILFFQEIDADMVGIGPFIPNGDTPLGEAAAGDIHLTRRMVSLLRLLLPEANIPATTAMETLERGARSLILRSGANVIMPNVTEGDFRRKYALYPGKACVKDTPEHCRACLGAQLSAIGRFVAEDAGFRRRRSIDL from the coding sequence ATGGGGCAAAGGCTGATCGAAAAGGCGGAGAATGAGCATAGCTTGTGCGAGGAGGAGCTCGCCGAGCTTTTGACATCTTCCGCTGCAGAAGAGCCTCTCGCCGCTGCCGCCGACCGCGTGCGGCGAAAGTATGTGGGCGACGGCGTGCATCTTCGAGGACTCATCGAGTTCACGAATATCTGCCGGCGCAGCTGCTTTTACTGCGGTCTGCGGCGTGAAAATGAAAGGGCGGAGCGCTATCGCCTGCGCTCGCAGGAGATCGTGCGCCTGGCGCAAAATGCACGCGGTTACGGCTATCGGACGGTCGTGCTGCAGGGGGGCGAGGACGGCTATTGGCATGTCGAGCGGCTCGCCCCGATCCTGCGCGAAATACGGGCTTTGGGGCTTGTCATCACGCTTTCCATCGGCGAGCGCACAGAAGAGGAGTATCGTGCGCTCAAGGAAGCGGGGGCAAGCCGTTTTTTGCTTCGTATTGAGACGACGGATCGCGAACTCTACGAAAGACTCGACCCGGGCATGAGCTGGGAGGCGCGCCGCGCATGTCTCGCGTCCCTGCGCGCGCTCGGCTACGAGGTCGGCACGGGGTCGCTCGTGGGGCTGCCCGGGCAGTCGGTCGAGTCTCTGGCTCGCGATATTCTCTTTTTTCAGGAGATTGATGCGGACATGGTGGGCATCGGCCCCTTCATCCCGAACGGCGATACGCCGCTCGGCGAGGCGGCGGCGGGTGACATTCACTTGACGCGGCGCATGGTTTCGCTCTTGCGGCTGCTCCTGCCCGAGGCGAATATTCCGGCGACGACGGCGATGGAGACCTTGGAGCGCGGTGCGCGTTCGCTCATCCTGCGCTCGGGCGCGAACGTCATCATGCCGAATGTGACGGAGGGCGACTTTCGCCGCAAGTACGCGCTCTATCCGGGCAAGGCGTGCGTCAAGGATACGCCCGAGCATTGCCGCGCGTGCCTGGGCGCACAGCTTTCGGCCATCGGCCGTTTCGTCGCCGAGGACGCGGGTTTTCGGCGCAGGAGAAGTATAGATTTGTGA
- a CDS encoding O-linked N-acetylglucosamine transferase, SPINDLY family protein, translating into MAKRGKRQKKGLGGSAKKPLAAFAGGSPAELLGEASRLFAAARYTDVRALLTAAFASWTGASAGEAAAFHDLVELRYVLAASLVQLGDYGAARAEIARIRESAAAHPGAALQEIYIEKAEGRTRTELKHLAALISYLEERLAEEPPAPLAAYYRKFLAEGYSLRGSALTLAGSAAEGVRAFLAASRMEADEAQAVAEYSNALFALNYVAVEERAPFAGLAEGFDGFFSDVERMAHTRVRHAHARLRIGYISPDLRRHAVAFFLLPLLRAFDRERFEVFCYANNSEDAVSRTMAQQPGVHWTNILGLLPEEAARLVAADEIDILCDLSGHTKDNCLAVLARKPAPVQITGLGYMGSTGLSAIDYVLGDRVLDAAEDVAEDAKMAAERTAGGNCRGAAEDGASQGAREKRSERPLSLPHSHFCYLPFVVMPDVAPPPCLSRGHITFGCFNNYSKVTDAMLLLWRQILADVPGARLLLKSRLFGSEEGRSIAVERFGRLGLDASRIELRGFSSDYLAEYADMDIALDTAPYTGGLTTCEALYMGVPVVTLKGGTHGARFGASLLQNAGLPELIAEDAAQYVEIAKLLAGSPETLQMLREKERDMLLASPLMNFRQYVQEVEAAYEEVWRRWMGGDMRDGQ; encoded by the coding sequence ATGGCTAAGCGCGGCAAGCGTCAGAAGAAGGGGCTGGGCGGCTCGGCGAAGAAGCCGCTCGCGGCGTTTGCAGGCGGCTCGCCTGCCGAGTTGCTCGGCGAGGCGAGCCGCCTTTTTGCCGCCGCGCGGTACACGGATGTGCGTGCGCTGCTCACGGCTGCGTTTGCCTCTTGGACGGGGGCTTCTGCCGGCGAGGCGGCGGCTTTTCATGATCTCGTGGAGCTTCGCTATGTGTTGGCGGCGTCTCTCGTGCAGCTTGGCGACTATGGGGCGGCGCGTGCGGAGATCGCACGTATCCGCGAGAGCGCTGCCGCGCACCCGGGCGCGGCGCTGCAGGAGATCTACATCGAGAAGGCCGAGGGCAGGACGCGCACGGAGCTTAAGCATCTCGCGGCGCTCATCTCGTATTTGGAGGAGCGGCTTGCCGAGGAGCCGCCCGCGCCGCTTGCCGCCTACTATCGAAAGTTCCTCGCGGAAGGCTATAGCCTCAGGGGTTCTGCGCTGACGCTCGCGGGAAGCGCGGCAGAGGGCGTCCGTGCCTTTCTCGCCGCGAGCCGCATGGAGGCAGATGAAGCGCAGGCCGTGGCGGAATACAGCAACGCGCTCTTCGCGCTCAACTATGTCGCCGTGGAGGAGCGTGCGCCTTTTGCGGGGCTGGCCGAGGGCTTCGACGGCTTCTTTTCCGATGTGGAGCGCATGGCGCACACGAGGGTGCGGCACGCGCATGCGCGGCTTCGCATCGGCTATATCTCGCCCGATCTCCGTCGTCACGCGGTCGCCTTCTTCCTGCTGCCGCTCCTCCGTGCTTTCGACCGCGAGCGCTTCGAGGTCTTCTGCTATGCGAACAATAGCGAGGACGCTGTGTCGCGCACGATGGCGCAGCAGCCGGGCGTTCACTGGACGAATATCCTCGGGCTTTTGCCCGAGGAGGCGGCGCGGCTCGTCGCGGCGGACGAGATCGACATCCTTTGCGACCTCTCGGGGCACACGAAGGACAACTGCCTCGCCGTCCTCGCGCGAAAGCCCGCGCCCGTGCAGATTACAGGGCTAGGCTACATGGGATCGACGGGGCTTTCGGCGATCGACTATGTGCTTGGGGATCGGGTGCTCGATGCGGCGGAGGACGTGGCGGAAGATGCGAAAATGGCGGCAGAGCGCACGGCAGGAGGGAACTGCCGAGGCGCGGCGGAGGACGGCGCGTCGCAGGGCGCTCGGGAGAAGCGGAGCGAGCGTCCGCTCTCCCTGCCGCACAGCCACTTCTGCTACCTGCCGTTCGTCGTGATGCCGGATGTCGCGCCGCCGCCGTGCCTTTCGCGCGGGCATATCACCTTCGGCTGCTTCAACAACTACAGCAAGGTCACGGACGCGATGCTGCTCCTATGGCGGCAGATTTTGGCGGATGTGCCGGGCGCGCGGCTGCTCTTGAAGAGCCGGCTCTTTGGGAGCGAAGAGGGGCGCTCGATCGCCGTCGAGCGCTTCGGGCGGCTCGGTCTCGATGCGTCGCGCATCGAGCTGCGCGGCTTTTCCTCGGATTACCTCGCCGAGTATGCCGACATGGACATCGCGCTTGATACCGCCCCCTATACGGGCGGGCTGACGACGTGCGAGGCGCTCTATATGGGCGTACCCGTCGTGACACTCAAGGGCGGGACGCACGGCGCGAGGTTCGGCGCGAGCTTGCTGCAGAATGCAGGCCTTCCCGAGCTGATCGCCGAGGATGCAGCGCAGTACGTGGAAATCGCAAAGCTCCTTGCCGGCTCGCCCGAAACGCTCCAAATGCTCCGAGAAAAAGAGCGCGACATGCTCCTCGCCTCACCGCTGATGAACTTTCGCCAATATGTGCAGGAAGTCGAGGCGGCGTATGAGGAAGTATGGCGTCGGTGGATGGGAGGAGATATGCGGGACGGGCAGTAA